Proteins encoded within one genomic window of Brachybacterium sp. P6-10-X1:
- a CDS encoding MgtC/SapB family protein: MDSPVGLFTSTSIVETELLLAAFVLCSLIGLERQFRQKAAGFRTHVLVGLGSCAFTLVSVYGFSAVIGDDVRLDPSRIAAQIVSGIGFLGAGVIFKGRNVVRGLTTAATIWVAAAVGMACGAGMLSLAILLTLLHLVTLFLVAPLIHRLPSPDAKRLLRITYVDGAGVLRDLLGMATAMGFTSSIEHSRRTVRDDRRVVVMDVRFHGRPPVRDLIPQLMELEGVDRVALRRDDDPDDDQS; encoded by the coding sequence ATGGATTCCCCCGTCGGACTCTTCACGAGCACCTCGATCGTCGAGACCGAGCTGCTCCTGGCCGCGTTCGTGCTGTGCTCGCTGATCGGGCTCGAGCGGCAGTTCCGGCAGAAGGCGGCCGGGTTCCGCACGCATGTGCTGGTGGGACTGGGCTCCTGCGCGTTCACGCTGGTCTCGGTGTACGGCTTCTCGGCAGTGATCGGCGACGACGTGCGGCTGGACCCCTCCCGCATCGCCGCCCAGATCGTCTCCGGCATCGGCTTCCTCGGCGCCGGCGTCATCTTCAAGGGGCGCAACGTGGTGCGCGGCCTGACCACGGCGGCGACCATCTGGGTCGCGGCGGCCGTGGGGATGGCCTGCGGGGCCGGGATGCTCTCCCTCGCGATCCTGCTGACCCTCCTGCATCTGGTGACCCTGTTCCTGGTCGCTCCGCTGATCCACCGACTGCCGTCCCCCGATGCGAAGCGCCTGCTGCGGATCACGTACGTCGACGGCGCGGGGGTGCTGCGGGACCTGCTGGGGATGGCGACCGCCATGGGGTTCACCAGCTCGATCGAGCACAGCCGCCGCACCGTCCGGGACGATCGCCGAGTGGTGGTCATGGACGTGCGTTTCCACGGCAGGCCCCCGGTGCGGGACCTGATCCCCCAGCTCATGGAGCTCGAGGGGGTCGACCGGGTCGCCCTGCGTCGCGACGACGACCCCGACGACGACCAGTCCTGA
- the aqpZ gene encoding aquaporin Z, which translates to MSDVPAPTMFSRLAAEFVGTFWLVFGGCGAAVLAAGFLTEDGIHMGIGFLGVAFAFGLTVLTGAYAVGHISGGHFNPAVTFGVFLAGRIEAKAVLQYIGTQIVGGIVAAVVLFVVASGQSDFAIEPGAAGSFATNGYGDLSPGGYSLLSALVLEIVLTAIFLWVILGTTDGRAPVGFAPLAIGLSLTLIHLVAIPVTNTSVNPARSLAVAVFNPAALAQVWLFFVAPAIGAAIAGLSYKLLFAAER; encoded by the coding sequence ATGTCAGACGTCCCCGCTCCCACCATGTTCTCCCGCTTGGCCGCCGAGTTCGTCGGCACCTTCTGGCTCGTCTTCGGGGGCTGCGGCGCCGCGGTGCTGGCAGCCGGATTCCTCACCGAGGACGGCATCCACATGGGCATCGGCTTCCTCGGTGTCGCCTTCGCGTTCGGCCTGACCGTGCTCACCGGCGCCTACGCCGTCGGCCACATCTCCGGCGGGCACTTCAATCCGGCCGTGACCTTCGGCGTCTTCCTCGCCGGCCGGATCGAGGCCAAGGCCGTCCTTCAGTACATCGGCACCCAGATCGTGGGCGGCATCGTCGCCGCGGTCGTGCTCTTCGTGGTCGCCAGCGGCCAGAGCGACTTCGCGATCGAACCGGGCGCGGCGGGTTCCTTCGCGACCAACGGCTACGGCGACCTCTCGCCCGGTGGTTACAGCTTGCTGTCCGCCCTGGTCCTCGAGATCGTGCTGACCGCCATCTTCCTGTGGGTGATCCTCGGGACCACCGACGGACGGGCACCGGTCGGCTTCGCCCCGCTGGCCATCGGACTGTCCTTGACCTTGATCCACCTGGTGGCGATCCCGGTGACCAACACGTCCGTGAACCCCGCCCGATCCTTGGCGGTGGCGGTGTTCAATCCGGCGGCGCTGGCCCAGGTGTGGCTGTTCTTCGTGGCCCCGGCGATCGGCGCCGCCATCGCCGGCCTCAGCTACAAGCTGCTCTTCGCCGCCGAACGCTGA
- a CDS encoding FAD/NAD(P)-binding protein, protein MSTLDAVIVGGGPRGVATVLRAAARAAEGGGDPVRLAVVDALAVGPGATWLIDQPGEYLNNTQADATTIHPDASTPMSGPAAPGPDLLDWARSVTDSGAHPLGDWVLQEARTLVGATFPSRRLQGAYFRDQLDAAIAAGHVEVTEIHGLVVDLQRSGEDTVVVLADGRRLSAPTVVLAQGMVQARRSPDVTALAEAAERFGLRYVEPGMPAERDYTALPAGRTVLVRGLGANFFDVIGRLVTEWGGAIEPVPGDPAGRLRYVPSGREPHLVVGSRRGVPYRSKPDGGRAVRPFTACWATPAWFEALAERSDVDFAAEVWPVLSREFARVYLEALTEIEPAAVTGNWIGALETSGTQDEVDAVLDAAIGEDRWTWTLDELHRPTGGEPVSGPA, encoded by the coding sequence ATGAGCACCCTGGACGCGGTCATCGTCGGCGGCGGACCCCGGGGCGTCGCCACTGTGCTGCGCGCCGCCGCCCGCGCGGCGGAAGGCGGGGGAGACCCCGTCCGGCTCGCCGTGGTCGACGCCCTCGCCGTCGGCCCGGGAGCGACGTGGCTGATCGACCAGCCGGGGGAGTACCTCAACAACACCCAGGCCGACGCCACCACCATCCACCCCGATGCCTCGACTCCGATGTCCGGCCCTGCCGCCCCCGGCCCGGACCTCCTGGACTGGGCGCGGTCCGTCACGGACTCCGGCGCCCACCCCCTGGGGGACTGGGTGCTCCAGGAGGCCCGCACCCTGGTCGGCGCGACGTTCCCCTCCCGGCGTCTGCAGGGCGCCTATTTCCGCGACCAGCTCGATGCCGCGATCGCCGCGGGGCACGTCGAGGTCACCGAGATCCACGGCCTCGTCGTCGACCTCCAGCGTTCGGGCGAGGACACCGTCGTGGTGCTGGCCGACGGCCGCCGCCTGTCCGCCCCCACCGTGGTGCTCGCCCAGGGCATGGTCCAGGCCCGCCGCAGCCCCGACGTGACCGCCCTGGCCGAGGCGGCCGAGCGGTTCGGCCTGCGCTACGTCGAGCCCGGCATGCCGGCCGAGCGCGACTACACCGCCCTGCCCGCCGGGCGGACCGTGCTGGTGCGCGGTCTGGGCGCGAACTTCTTCGACGTGATCGGCCGGCTCGTCACCGAGTGGGGCGGAGCGATCGAGCCCGTCCCCGGTGACCCGGCCGGCCGCCTGCGCTACGTCCCCAGCGGCCGCGAACCGCACCTGGTGGTCGGCTCGCGCCGCGGCGTGCCCTACCGCTCCAAGCCCGACGGCGGCCGCGCCGTACGTCCCTTCACCGCCTGCTGGGCCACCCCCGCGTGGTTCGAGGCGCTCGCGGAGCGCTCCGACGTGGACTTCGCCGCCGAGGTGTGGCCGGTCCTGTCCCGCGAATTCGCCCGCGTGTACCTCGAGGCCCTCACCGAGATCGAGCCCGCGGCGGTCACCGGGAACTGGATCGGTGCCCTGGAGACGTCCGGGACCCAGGACGAGGTCGACGCCGTGCTGGATGCTGCGATCGGCGAGGACCGCTGGACCTGGACCCTGGACGAACTGCACCGGCCCACCGGCGGTGAACCCGTCAGCGGCCCGGCGTAG
- a CDS encoding ABC transporter substrate-binding protein, with protein MTPALRRRTLLGAAVATLPVLGLAACGEVTVEGEAGAATSTAVRVTDDQDREVELPGPARRAVVLNSYTNEFVRAIGAGDAVVGVDRASLDRLPYLSLAESEVIAEGLDQLNYEAIAQLEPDVVIMPRNAIWQEAAEQLEPFGIPMIVATAWDTDVVDETITLLGKVFGAEDAATTVLEFKDEITGVLGERLADIDPVSVYFETVEPYLTALPGSGFDAMIEAAGGTNIFSDASGGDAQEELTVDPSEVVLRDPQVVFHEFEPSAEPVDRFEEIRENIADRPGWDGMSALAEGQIAIANGWATSALGKSIGALYLASWLHPDALGDVDPDQYLTRWVTEFQDTELSDPADYVQGPAS; from the coding sequence ATGACCCCTGCACTCCGCCGCCGCACCCTGCTCGGTGCCGCCGTCGCCACCCTGCCCGTCCTGGGCCTCGCCGCATGCGGCGAGGTCACCGTCGAGGGCGAGGCGGGAGCCGCCACCTCCACGGCCGTCAGGGTGACCGATGATCAGGACCGGGAGGTCGAGCTGCCTGGCCCGGCACGCCGCGCGGTCGTGCTGAACAGCTACACCAATGAGTTCGTGCGGGCCATCGGGGCCGGGGACGCCGTCGTCGGCGTGGACCGCGCATCGCTGGACCGTCTGCCGTACCTGTCGCTGGCGGAGAGCGAGGTGATCGCCGAGGGTCTGGACCAGCTGAACTACGAGGCCATCGCCCAGCTCGAGCCCGACGTGGTGATCATGCCGCGCAACGCCATCTGGCAGGAGGCCGCCGAGCAGCTCGAGCCCTTCGGGATCCCGATGATCGTCGCCACCGCATGGGACACCGACGTGGTCGACGAGACGATCACCCTCCTCGGCAAGGTCTTCGGGGCCGAGGACGCCGCCACCACCGTCCTGGAGTTCAAGGACGAGATCACGGGCGTTCTCGGGGAGCGCCTGGCCGACATCGATCCCGTCTCCGTCTACTTCGAGACCGTCGAGCCGTACCTGACCGCCCTGCCCGGCTCCGGCTTCGACGCCATGATCGAGGCCGCCGGCGGCACGAACATCTTCTCCGACGCCTCCGGTGGGGACGCCCAGGAGGAGCTCACCGTCGACCCCAGCGAGGTGGTGCTGCGCGACCCCCAGGTCGTGTTTCACGAGTTCGAGCCCTCGGCCGAGCCCGTCGACCGCTTCGAGGAGATCCGCGAGAACATCGCCGATCGACCCGGCTGGGACGGCATGAGCGCCCTGGCCGAAGGGCAGATCGCGATCGCCAACGGCTGGGCGACCTCCGCGCTCGGCAAGTCCATCGGAGCGCTGTACCTCGCCTCCTGGCTGCACCCCGACGCGCTCGGCGACGTCGACCCCGACCAGTACCTCACCCGCTGGGTCACCGAGTTCCAGGACACCGAGCTGTCCGACCCGGCCGACTACGTCCAGGGACCTGCCTCATGA
- a CDS encoding peroxidase-related enzyme (This protein belongs to a clade of uncharacterized proteins related to peroxidases such as the alkylhydroperoxidase AhpD.), whose protein sequence is MSIAPTPVDAHEILASVITDAPDAREVVATLRPEVLARTREAYDALYRSEQLLPAPVLHALAVVTADWQGSGALSAWHATQGADARLTAADPIAADLHGLDAATLNALREHVDLLSVSPALIGRADQTRLLDAGVDAPLAVLVSQLVSFESYVQRLVAGLAALHGLDVPTIEAPTRHPRSRGRAAEHGGPTATGRTRPSTFTREVLQWEPWVAVPEENELSELQRASFASKASTNSVYFRMLSLTPAITAARSGLDNAIFLPRDGAPKAERELAAAVASKVNDCIYCASVHARKAAGFSRREDAVDTLLAAALERDDDWIAADLAPLTAGQDARWSAVIAAAAELSRPRPQLTAAQLEPLRRQGLTTVEITDLLTAAAFFAWANRLMLSLGEPSLPDTDVPDSDVPDSGRSGAERVAA, encoded by the coding sequence ATGTCTATCGCGCCCACGCCCGTCGACGCCCACGAGATCCTCGCGTCGGTGATCACCGATGCCCCGGACGCTCGGGAGGTGGTGGCGACGCTGCGTCCCGAGGTCCTCGCCCGCACCCGCGAGGCCTACGACGCGCTGTACCGCAGCGAGCAACTGCTGCCCGCCCCGGTGCTGCATGCCCTTGCCGTGGTCACCGCGGACTGGCAGGGCAGCGGTGCGCTGTCCGCCTGGCACGCGACCCAGGGCGCCGATGCCCGTCTGACCGCCGCCGATCCGATCGCCGCCGACCTCCACGGCCTGGACGCCGCCACGCTGAACGCCCTGCGCGAGCACGTGGACCTGCTGTCGGTCTCCCCGGCGCTCATCGGCCGGGCGGACCAGACCCGCCTGCTGGATGCCGGGGTCGACGCGCCCCTGGCCGTCCTGGTCAGCCAGCTCGTCTCCTTCGAGAGCTACGTCCAGCGCCTCGTCGCGGGCCTGGCCGCCCTGCACGGCCTCGACGTGCCCACCATCGAAGCCCCGACCCGCCACCCGCGGTCCCGCGGCCGCGCCGCCGAGCACGGCGGCCCCACCGCCACCGGTCGCACCCGCCCGTCCACCTTCACCCGGGAGGTCCTGCAGTGGGAGCCGTGGGTGGCCGTGCCCGAGGAGAACGAGCTCAGCGAGCTCCAGCGCGCCTCCTTCGCCTCCAAGGCCAGCACCAACAGCGTGTACTTCCGGATGCTCTCGCTCACCCCGGCCATCACCGCCGCCCGCAGCGGGCTGGACAATGCGATCTTCCTGCCCCGCGACGGCGCCCCCAAGGCCGAGCGCGAGCTCGCCGCCGCCGTGGCCAGCAAGGTCAACGACTGCATCTACTGCGCCTCCGTGCACGCGCGCAAGGCCGCCGGCTTCTCCCGGCGCGAGGATGCCGTCGACACCCTGCTCGCGGCCGCCCTCGAGCGCGACGACGACTGGATCGCCGCAGACCTCGCTCCGCTCACGGCCGGCCAGGACGCCCGCTGGTCCGCCGTCATCGCCGCGGCCGCCGAGCTGTCCCGCCCGCGCCCGCAGCTGACCGCCGCCCAGCTCGAGCCGCTGCGTCGCCAGGGGCTGACCACAGTCGAGATCACCGACCTGCTGACCGCGGCAGCCTTCTTCGCCTGGGCCAACCGCCTCATGCTCAGCCTCGGCGAGCCCTCCCTGCCCGACACCGACGTGCCCGACTCCGACGTGCCCGACTCCGGCAGGTCCGGCGCCGAGCGCGTCGCCGCCTGA
- a CDS encoding ABC transporter permease yields the protein MKLGRYVARKTIWYLVALVAAVSLNFLLPRLVPGNPVDVIVSNLSRGGSVTSEQQQEVYESYVAEFGLDQPLWQQFFTYLGKVFTGDLGTSFAYYPASVNELVGQALPWSIAIQLPAILVGWVLGNIIGAIAAFRGGNWDRSVFTTSLFLSAMPYYCLSIILLYVLAVAVGFFPVGGAYSLGLTPEFSVAFLWDALSYYWLPFLSLVIVFIGGQAVGMRSMAIYELGGDYVNYARAMGIRDNKITQYIFRNAMLPQITGLALAIGTLVGGALITELVFSYPGVGTLLFNAIAANDYPVIQAITLIITVAVLLANFGVEIVYGIVDPRIRAAQSGEK from the coding sequence GTGAAACTCGGTCGCTACGTCGCTCGGAAGACGATCTGGTACCTGGTCGCGCTGGTGGCAGCGGTGAGTCTGAACTTCCTGCTGCCCCGGCTCGTCCCGGGCAACCCCGTCGACGTCATCGTCTCCAATCTCTCGCGCGGAGGCAGCGTCACCAGTGAGCAGCAGCAGGAGGTGTACGAGAGCTATGTGGCCGAGTTCGGACTCGACCAGCCCCTGTGGCAGCAGTTCTTCACCTATCTAGGCAAGGTGTTCACCGGGGACCTGGGCACGTCCTTCGCCTACTACCCGGCGTCGGTCAACGAGCTGGTCGGCCAGGCGCTGCCCTGGTCCATCGCGATCCAGCTGCCCGCGATCCTCGTCGGCTGGGTCCTCGGGAACATCATCGGCGCGATCGCCGCCTTCCGGGGCGGGAACTGGGACCGCTCGGTGTTCACCACCTCGCTGTTCCTCTCCGCGATGCCCTACTACTGCCTGTCGATCATCCTGCTGTACGTGCTCGCGGTGGCGGTCGGGTTCTTCCCCGTCGGCGGGGCGTATTCCCTGGGGCTCACCCCGGAGTTCAGCGTCGCCTTCCTGTGGGACGCGCTGAGCTACTACTGGCTGCCGTTCCTCTCGCTGGTGATCGTGTTCATCGGCGGCCAGGCCGTCGGCATGCGCTCGATGGCCATCTACGAGCTGGGCGGGGACTACGTCAACTACGCCCGAGCGATGGGCATCCGGGACAACAAGATCACCCAGTACATCTTCCGCAATGCGATGCTCCCGCAGATCACGGGCCTCGCCCTGGCCATCGGCACGCTGGTGGGCGGGGCGCTGATCACCGAGCTGGTCTTCAGCTATCCCGGGGTCGGCACGCTGCTGTTCAACGCGATCGCCGCCAACGACTACCCGGTCATCCAGGCCATCACGCTGATCATCACCGTCGCGGTGCTGCTGGCGAACTTCGGCGTGGAGATCGTCTACGGCATCGTCGATCCGCGCATCCGCGCCGCACAGTCGGGGGAGAAGTGA
- a CDS encoding ABC transporter ATP-binding protein, producing the protein MSLTVDHLSFSYGKRKILEDISFEVAPGAFCALLGPNGSGKSTLVKAIAGVHRAKAGRVTVEGRTTASLGRRELAKVVGYVPQAGDAPFDLTVREAVMLGRTPHYGLTPREEDRAKVEDAIVRMGLTDLAERSMSELSGGQAQRALIARALAQDTRVLLLDEPTSALDLRYQIETLQLVRRITREEGISALIAIHDLNHAARYCDQVIVLHDGSVTADGAPADALQAPTLRTVYEVDVEVAAHEDAVEVRPRVDEQGFTRTGARLDEPAAAVSSR; encoded by the coding sequence GTGAGCCTCACCGTCGATCATCTCTCCTTCTCCTACGGAAAGCGGAAGATCCTCGAGGACATCTCCTTCGAGGTCGCCCCCGGGGCATTCTGTGCGCTGCTGGGCCCCAACGGCTCCGGCAAGTCCACCCTGGTCAAGGCCATCGCCGGCGTGCACCGCGCGAAGGCGGGGCGCGTCACGGTCGAGGGTCGCACCACCGCCTCGCTGGGTCGGCGCGAGCTCGCGAAGGTCGTCGGCTACGTCCCCCAAGCGGGGGACGCCCCTTTCGACCTCACCGTGCGCGAGGCCGTGATGCTGGGGCGCACCCCGCACTACGGGCTCACCCCGCGCGAGGAGGACCGCGCGAAGGTCGAGGACGCGATCGTGCGCATGGGTCTGACCGACCTGGCCGAGCGCAGCATGTCCGAGCTCTCGGGCGGCCAGGCCCAGCGCGCCCTGATCGCGCGGGCCCTGGCCCAGGACACCCGCGTGCTGCTGCTGGACGAGCCCACCAGCGCGCTCGACCTGCGCTATCAGATCGAGACCCTGCAGCTGGTCCGCCGGATCACCCGCGAGGAGGGCATCAGCGCTCTGATCGCCATCCACGACCTCAATCACGCCGCCCGCTACTGCGACCAGGTGATCGTGCTGCACGACGGCAGCGTCACCGCCGACGGCGCCCCTGCCGACGCCTTGCAGGCCCCGACCCTGCGCACCGTCTACGAGGTGGACGTCGAGGTCGCCGCCCACGAGGACGCCGTCGAGGTGCGCCCGCGTGTGGACGAGCAGGGCTTCACCCGCACCGGTGCCCGGCTCGACGAGCCGGCGGCTGCCGTGAGCTCTCGATGA
- a CDS encoding ABC transporter substrate-binding protein, whose amino-acid sequence MTAQHSHRFSISDGTTRRRFLATTGTLGGAAALAACGGATGGGGGDEGEELVGVGNNGEAGTGRSGDAADQLFIAGFQWSPPTNFNTFAGAPAWPASSNVAQYVYETLLRFDIVSGELLPGLAASYEVDGNESISLTLQDGITWHDGSEFTADDALYTFELGKIDPGLGVASFWTEVDEMTADGKTISIAVNSERKNVGAVLAQLAQQFIVPKAVFEKVVEETDKNVASWETDEAIGTGPFTLELADQTQIILARNEDYWGADFYGGLPKMSKIIHPIFKSNEDGNIKFQSGALDVMQQFVPQIWKMWESGKPVGTYLQEEPYFVPGSVPMFLMNATTPGLDDPKVRKALAYAVDYASIAETAMSGYSSQVLASLIIPDGAEDQWLDRDKATADGWAYDAEKAESLLQEAGYAKGDDGIYAKDGQKLGPWTMITPQGWTDWNAALKIVSKNFQDIGVDASTNFPQQAQVTTAIQNGDFAMACWYVAGTNPATPWQRFSDVMSNVDMVELGQTAYRNYGRWENGEVNDLLEAAAAAPDDDSKKEALTALDTLYRAEVPAFPLMYRPDEFFEFNASNWTNWPTEDNDYAPPMFRGAGNTWIFELKKIGE is encoded by the coding sequence ATGACCGCGCAGCATTCGCACCGCTTCTCGATCTCTGACGGAACCACTCGCCGACGCTTCCTGGCCACCACCGGAACCCTCGGCGGAGCCGCAGCCCTCGCGGCCTGCGGCGGCGCCACCGGTGGTGGCGGTGGGGACGAGGGCGAGGAGCTCGTCGGCGTCGGCAACAACGGCGAGGCCGGCACCGGCCGCAGCGGCGACGCCGCCGACCAGCTCTTCATCGCCGGCTTCCAGTGGAGCCCGCCCACCAACTTCAACACCTTCGCGGGCGCCCCTGCCTGGCCCGCGTCCTCCAACGTGGCCCAGTACGTCTACGAGACGCTGCTGCGCTTCGACATCGTCTCCGGCGAGCTGCTGCCCGGGCTGGCGGCGTCCTACGAGGTCGACGGCAACGAGTCCATCTCGCTGACCCTCCAGGACGGCATCACCTGGCACGACGGCTCGGAGTTCACCGCCGACGACGCCCTGTACACCTTCGAGCTCGGCAAGATCGATCCCGGCCTGGGCGTCGCCTCCTTCTGGACCGAGGTCGACGAGATGACCGCCGACGGGAAGACGATCAGCATCGCGGTCAACTCCGAGCGCAAGAACGTCGGCGCCGTCCTCGCCCAGCTCGCCCAGCAGTTCATCGTGCCCAAGGCCGTCTTCGAGAAGGTGGTCGAGGAGACCGACAAGAACGTCGCCAGCTGGGAGACCGACGAGGCGATCGGCACCGGCCCGTTCACCCTCGAGCTGGCCGACCAGACCCAGATCATCCTCGCCCGCAACGAGGACTACTGGGGCGCGGACTTCTACGGCGGCCTGCCGAAGATGTCGAAGATCATCCACCCGATCTTCAAGTCCAACGAGGACGGCAACATCAAGTTCCAGTCCGGCGCGCTGGACGTGATGCAGCAGTTCGTCCCGCAGATCTGGAAGATGTGGGAGTCCGGCAAGCCCGTGGGCACCTACCTCCAGGAGGAGCCCTATTTCGTGCCCGGCTCGGTGCCGATGTTCCTCATGAACGCCACGACGCCCGGCCTGGACGATCCCAAGGTCCGCAAGGCGCTGGCCTACGCGGTGGACTACGCCTCGATCGCCGAGACGGCCATGTCCGGCTACTCCTCGCAGGTGCTGGCCTCGTTGATCATCCCCGACGGCGCCGAGGACCAGTGGCTGGACCGCGACAAGGCGACGGCAGATGGCTGGGCCTACGACGCCGAGAAGGCCGAATCGCTGCTCCAGGAGGCGGGCTACGCCAAGGGCGACGACGGCATCTACGCCAAGGACGGGCAGAAGCTCGGCCCGTGGACGATGATCACCCCGCAGGGATGGACGGACTGGAACGCCGCCCTGAAGATCGTGTCCAAGAACTTCCAGGACATCGGGGTCGACGCCTCGACGAACTTCCCCCAGCAGGCCCAGGTCACCACCGCCATCCAGAACGGCGACTTCGCCATGGCCTGCTGGTACGTCGCCGGCACCAATCCCGCCACGCCGTGGCAGCGGTTCAGCGATGTGATGAGCAACGTCGACATGGTCGAGCTCGGCCAGACCGCCTACCGCAATTACGGGCGCTGGGAGAACGGGGAGGTCAACGATCTGCTCGAGGCCGCGGCCGCGGCTCCGGACGATGATTCCAAGAAGGAGGCGCTGACGGCGCTGGATACGCTGTACCGCGCGGAGGTCCCCGCCTTCCCGCTCATGTACCGGCCCGACGAGTTCTTCGAGTTCAACGCCTCGAACTGGACGAACTGGCCCACCGAGGACAATGACTACGCCCCGCCGATGTTCCGCGGCGCCGGCAATACGTGGATCTTCGAGCTCAAGAAGATCGGCGAGTGA
- a CDS encoding iron ABC transporter permease, which produces MSTTLETRRQKTDAPAPAPGTTGASTARRRELRKSLTLAVGLVVSVLALIAAVTIGTAGVGFTDVVRSIQVSVFGGTISADFASSYAVITQLRLPRVLLAFAAGAALSVSGVLMQGLLRNPLVSPFTLGVSPAAAFGAALVITLAGTNQLPAWATIVGAMVMSLMVSAVVLGIATARRMAVATLLLLGIAMTQIFEALTSALQFTANENTLQAIIRWTFGSVNDASWDDVLIVGIITLVAVPLTLWFSKDLNAIAFAGDDAARSFGVNVGPVRVGLIALAVTLAAVVVSFCGIIGFVGLVGPHIARLAIGADHRHLLPFAALSGGLLLLVADAVGRTVIAPAVVPVGIVVAFIGGPVFIYLILTRRNTLK; this is translated from the coding sequence ATGAGCACCACCCTCGAGACCCGCCGCCAGAAGACCGATGCCCCGGCGCCCGCCCCCGGGACGACCGGAGCGTCCACCGCCCGCCGCCGCGAGCTGCGCAAGTCCCTGACGCTCGCCGTCGGCCTCGTCGTCTCCGTGCTCGCGCTGATCGCCGCCGTCACCATCGGCACCGCCGGGGTGGGATTCACCGACGTGGTCCGGTCGATCCAGGTCAGCGTCTTCGGCGGCACCATCAGTGCCGACTTCGCCTCCTCCTACGCGGTGATCACCCAGCTGCGGCTGCCGCGCGTGCTGCTGGCCTTCGCCGCCGGCGCCGCGCTGTCCGTCTCCGGCGTGCTCATGCAGGGCCTGCTGCGCAACCCGCTGGTCAGCCCCTTCACCCTCGGCGTGTCCCCGGCGGCCGCCTTCGGGGCGGCGCTGGTGATCACCCTGGCCGGGACCAACCAGCTGCCCGCCTGGGCGACCATCGTCGGCGCCATGGTGATGTCGCTGATGGTCTCCGCGGTCGTGCTCGGCATCGCCACCGCCCGCCGCATGGCAGTCGCCACCCTGCTCCTGCTGGGCATCGCGATGACCCAGATCTTCGAGGCGCTCACCTCCGCGCTGCAGTTCACCGCCAACGAGAACACGCTGCAGGCGATCATCCGCTGGACCTTCGGCTCCGTGAACGACGCCAGCTGGGACGATGTGCTGATCGTCGGCATCATCACGCTGGTCGCCGTGCCGCTGACCCTGTGGTTCTCCAAGGATCTCAACGCCATCGCCTTCGCCGGCGACGACGCCGCCCGCAGCTTCGGCGTCAACGTCGGCCCGGTGCGCGTCGGCCTCATCGCCCTGGCGGTCACCCTCGCCGCCGTCGTGGTCAGCTTCTGCGGCATCATCGGCTTCGTGGGGCTCGTCGGCCCCCACATCGCGCGGCTCGCGATCGGTGCCGACCACCGCCACCTGCTGCCCTTCGCGGCGCTGTCCGGTGGGCTCCTGCTGCTGGTGGCCGACGCCGTCGGCCGCACCGTCATCGCCCCGGCCGTCGTGCCCGTCGGCATCGTGGTCGCCTTCATCGGCGGCCCCGTGTTCATCTACCTCATCCTCACGCGAAGGAACACTCTGAAGTGA